Below is a genomic region from Caulobacter rhizosphaerae.
TGTTGTCCAGGATCTTGCGGAACTGGTCGTCGGCGATGCCGGACAGCGGGCCATAATAGGGGTTGGACGCGGCGTTGCAGACGCAGATGTCGACCTTGCCGAACGCCCGCCGCGTCTCGTCGACCAGGCGCTGCAGGTCGTCCTTGGAGGCGATGTTGGCCGGGACCGCGATCGCTGTCCCTTCGCCATGCCGGGTGTTGATCTCGGCCGCCACCTCGTCGCAGGGCCCGGCCTTGCGCGAGGAGATCACCACCTTGGCGCCGTGCTCGGCCAGGCGCTGGGCGATGGCCTTGCCGATGCCGCGCGAGCTGCCCGTGATGATCGCCACCTTGCCGGCGAGGTCGAAGAGGGGGGTCATGGCGCGCTCCTAAAACATTTGTTTGAATTTTCGACACAGTGCTGTCGCCACACGCGCACGTCAAGCTGCGCGCCGCTCGTCGACAAGGCCCGAAACGCGCTCTGCGACCTATTGCTGCACCATACTAGTCGCTGCCGATACGCCATGTAATGTTGAATACAGACGGATATTCATTATCCACACCGTCGCGCTTTCGCGACAATGGTAAATGATCGCCATGACAAGGACTTTAGATAAGAACGATTTCTTTAATCGCCTTCAGGCCGCGAGCGTCCTGATCTGCGCCAGTTTTCTAACCCTCGAGGTCTGCATCGAGTTCGGAATGGTCGAGAGAGCCTTCAGCCGCGATCTCGCGGGCTGGCGAATTGACGCCGCGGTCTCGCTGCTGGCGGTCGTCGTCCTGGCCGGGCTCGCGATCCTCAAGGCCTTCGAACTGCGCACCGAGTCGGCTCGGCGGCAAGCCGCCGAGCAGCGCCTTGCCCAGATGGAGACGCGAGACCCGCTGACCGGCCTGGCCAATCGCGATCGGATGCTGGAATTCCTGGGCCAGTCCCTGCAGACGCGCAAGACCGGCGACGAGGTCACCGGCCTGCTGCTCATTGACCTGAAGCGGTTCACGCCGATCAACGAGACCCATGGCCGCGCGGTCGGCGATCGGCTGCTGCGCATGGTCGCCGAACGTCTGCGATCGGTCGCGCGGGAGGACGAGATGGTCGCGCGCCTGGGCGGCGACGAGTTCGCGGTCGTAATGCCCCGCCTCGATTGCGCCAAGGCCGCCAGATATCCCGCCCAGCGGCTGGTCCGCGCCCTGGAAGCACCGTTCGAGATCGATGACTTGGCGCTCAGGATCGGCGGGGCGGCGGTCGGCGTGGCGACCAGCGCGAACACCGAGCTGCGTCCCGGCGTCCTCGTCCGCCATGTCGACGCCGCCCTCCAGCGCGCCAAGTGCGGTCCGGCGGCGGAATCCTGCTCCCATCGGCGAGGGACGGGCCAAGCCTGATCCCTGGCGGCGAGACTTTCGCCGACGCGGCGTCCGCGCCGACAAAATTTCTCCGGCGATGTCGGATCGACGCCCATGGGGCCGTCCTCGGGGCAACCAACCGAAACCCTGGAGACAAACGCCATGACCACCCCCTCTTCCATCGCCGATCGCGAACTCGTCCTGACCCGGATCATCGACGTCCCGGCCGACAAGCTGTTCAAGTGCTGGACCACGCCCGAGCGCATGCACGAGTGGTTCTGCCCCAAGCCCTGGACCGTTTCGCACGCCGAGACCGACGTGCGCCCCGGCGGCGCCAGCCTGATCGTCATGCGCGGGCCTGAAGGCCAGGAAATGCCCAATCGCGGGGTCTATCTTGAGGTGGTCGAAAACCGCCGCCTGGTGTTCACCGACGCCTTCGTCGAGGCCTGGGTACCGTCGGAAAAGCCGTTCATGGTGGCGATCATCGAGTTCGAGGACCTGGGCGACGGCACGACCCGCTATACCGCCACCGCCCG
It encodes:
- a CDS encoding GGDEF domain-containing protein, encoding MVERAFSRDLAGWRIDAAVSLLAVVVLAGLAILKAFELRTESARRQAAEQRLAQMETRDPLTGLANRDRMLEFLGQSLQTRKTGDEVTGLLLIDLKRFTPINETHGRAVGDRLLRMVAERLRSVAREDEMVARLGGDEFAVVMPRLDCAKAARYPAQRLVRALEAPFEIDDLALRIGGAAVGVATSANTELRPGVLVRHVDAALQRAKCGPAAESCSHRRGTGQA
- a CDS encoding SRPBCC family protein, which translates into the protein MTTPSSIADRELVLTRIIDVPADKLFKCWTTPERMHEWFCPKPWTVSHAETDVRPGGASLIVMRGPEGQEMPNRGVYLEVVENRRLVFTDAFVEAWVPSEKPFMVAIIEFEDLGDGTTRYTATARHWTVEDRQAHEQMGFHQGWGVVADQLAEVAKTF